In a genomic window of Theropithecus gelada isolate Dixy chromosome 15, Tgel_1.0, whole genome shotgun sequence:
- the CTSV gene encoding cathepsin L2: MNLSLVLAAFCLGIASAVPKFDQNLDTKWYQWKATHRRLYGASEEGWRRAVWEKNMKMIELHNGEYSQGKHGFTMAMNAFGDMTNEEFRQVMGCFRNQKLRKGKLFREPLFLDLPKSVDWRKKGYVTPVKNQKQCGSCWAFSATGALEGQMFRKTGKLVSLSEQNLVDCSRPQGNQGCNGGFMNSAFRYVKENGGLDSEESYPYVAMDGICKYRPENSVANDTGFVVVPAGKEKALMKAVATVGPISVAMDAGHSSFQFYKSGIYFEPDCSSKNLDHGVLVVGYGFEGANSDNNKYWLVKNSWGPEWGSNGYVKIAKDKDNHCGIATAASYPTV, encoded by the exons ATGAATCTTTCGCTCGTCCTGGCTGCCTTTTGCTTGGGAATAGCCTCCGCTGTTCCAAAATTTGACCAAAATTTGGATACAAAGTGGTACCAGTGGAAGGCAACACATAGACGATTATATGGCGCG AGTGAAGAAGGATGGAGGAGAGCAGTGTgggaaaagaatatgaaaatgatTGAACTGCACAATGGGGAATACAGCCAAGGGAAACATGGCTTCACAATGGCCATGAATGCTTTTGGTGACATG ACCAATGAAGAATTCAGGCAGGTGATGGGTTGCTTTCGAAACCAGAAACTCAGGAAGGGGAAACTGTTCCGTGAGCCTCTGTTTCTTGATCTTCCCAAATCTGTGGATTGGAGAAAGAAAGGCTACGTGACGCCAGTGAAGAATCAG aAACAATGTGGTTCTTGTTGGGCTTTTAGTGCGACTGGTGCTCTTGAAGGACAGATGTTCCGGAAAACTGGGAAACTTGTCTCACTGAGCGAGCAGAATCTGGTGGACTGTTCGCGTCCTCAAGGCAATCAGGGCTGCAATGGTGGCTTCATGAATAGCGCCTTCCGGTATGTCAAGGAGAACGGAGGCCTGGACTCTGAGGAATCCTATCCATATGTAGCAATG GATGGAATCTGTAAGTACAGACCTGAGAATTCTGTTGCTAATGACACCGGCTTCGTGGTGGTCCCAGCTGGAAAGGAGAAGGCCCTGATGAAAGCAGTGGCAACTGTGGGGCCCATCTCTGTTGCTATGGATGCAGGCCATTCGTCCTTCCAGTTCTACAAATCAG GCATTTATTTTGAACCAGACTGCAGCAGCAAAAACCTGGATCATGGTGTTCTGGTGGTTGGCTACGGCTTTGAAGGAGCAAATTCAGATAACAACAAGTATTGGCTCGTCAAAAACAG CTGGGGTCCAGAATGGGGCTCGAATGGCTATGTAAAAATAGCCAAAGACAAGGACAACCACTGTGGAATCGCCACAGCGGCCAGCTACCCCACTGTGTGA